A single region of the Acidobacteriota bacterium genome encodes:
- a CDS encoding permease, with product MSTGESQLLLASLLSLCLGPFICHLARAHGRMQILLDGFIFVTMPGVLFLSILLPILVRGHWEAVFFFLAGILAPGLAKRFYPERTVRAHLTALALGLLGLCLHSAMDGGVISAHDYGGESGWNLLPSVVVSPLFPVGLTVWWLLRPRYGSWVAAGALAPILLGTGLGFFWGPGVLADPYGQSADWFQALTAGFLLHATLQLTRSRIGDLVPAGSGMQRWVSGAGSLLGVVLLTALFQIEHMPHAAAGERIVSTFFQLALKGAPALLIAYLVAGFMNSFLTRSSIAWMRRGRQWNQAMRGMAVGLPFPICSCGVVPLYRTLVRSGAPATAAMAFLISTPELGLDAVLLSIPLLGGKMTIVRVAAAALVALLVGWIVGRLVPRLGSQTESAEYCGSPASLPLGQKIRQGLSNGFGDAVDHTAPWIVFGLVLAAVVEAFLPTSWLQRLPAALEIPAFAILGLPTYVCASSATPFVAVLLFKGVSPGAALAFLLTGPATNVTTFGVLAQLHGRRIALCFSVTIILLAVAMGYLTNAILPEIPATALEGPAAGAPANLELLCLILLAGLYTYSLLKRGVRGFVGEISLKGHHG from the coding sequence TTGAGCACCGGCGAGAGTCAACTGCTGCTGGCCAGCTTGCTGAGTCTCTGCCTGGGACCGTTCATCTGCCATTTGGCGCGAGCCCACGGGAGGATGCAGATCCTCCTGGATGGGTTCATCTTCGTGACCATGCCCGGTGTGTTGTTCCTGAGCATCCTGCTGCCGATCCTCGTCCGAGGCCACTGGGAGGCCGTTTTCTTCTTTCTGGCAGGGATATTGGCTCCCGGCCTGGCCAAGCGGTTCTATCCTGAGAGGACTGTTCGCGCTCACCTGACGGCCTTGGCTCTCGGCTTGCTGGGCCTCTGTTTGCACTCGGCGATGGACGGTGGCGTCATCAGCGCACACGACTACGGTGGCGAATCCGGCTGGAATCTTCTCCCTTCGGTTGTCGTCTCGCCCCTTTTCCCAGTGGGTCTCACTGTCTGGTGGCTGTTGCGGCCGCGGTACGGCTCCTGGGTAGCGGCTGGCGCTTTGGCGCCCATCCTGCTCGGCACCGGCTTGGGCTTCTTTTGGGGACCTGGAGTCCTCGCCGACCCGTACGGACAGAGCGCGGATTGGTTCCAGGCGCTCACGGCGGGATTCCTGCTCCATGCGACCCTGCAACTGACACGGTCCAGGATCGGTGACCTCGTCCCTGCCGGATCCGGGATGCAGAGATGGGTCTCGGGCGCGGGCTCGTTGCTGGGAGTGGTTCTGCTGACGGCCCTGTTTCAGATCGAGCATATGCCTCACGCGGCCGCCGGGGAGCGAATCGTCTCGACCTTCTTCCAACTGGCTCTGAAGGGAGCTCCCGCACTGCTGATCGCCTACCTGGTTGCGGGATTCATGAACTCCTTCCTGACCCGATCCTCCATCGCCTGGATGCGCCGCGGCCGGCAGTGGAACCAGGCGATGCGGGGAATGGCCGTCGGCCTGCCCTTCCCGATCTGCTCCTGTGGTGTGGTCCCCCTGTATCGGACCCTGGTCCGGAGCGGTGCTCCCGCTACGGCGGCCATGGCATTTCTCATCTCGACACCGGAGTTGGGACTCGATGCGGTCCTTCTCTCCATCCCCCTCTTGGGGGGAAAAATGACCATCGTTCGCGTCGCCGCCGCTGCCTTGGTGGCCCTGCTCGTGGGATGGATCGTGGGACGCCTGGTGCCGCGTCTTGGCAGCCAAACCGAGTCGGCGGAATATTGTGGAAGCCCGGCTTCGCTACCCCTGGGTCAGAAAATTCGGCAGGGCCTCTCGAACGGATTCGGGGATGCCGTCGATCACACCGCACCCTGGATCGTCTTCGGCCTGGTTTTGGCGGCTGTGGTGGAGGCGTTCCTGCCGACGAGCTGGCTCCAGCGATTGCCCGCGGCGTTGGAGATCCCGGCGTTCGCCATACTCGGGCTTCCCACTTACGTCTGCGCCTCCAGCGCCACCCCGTTCGTCGCGGTCCTCCTTTTCAAGGGAGTCTCCCCAGGCGCGGCGCTGGCTTTTCTCCTGACCGGACCCGCCACAAACGTGACCACCTTCGGTGTCCTGGCACAACTCCACGGCCGCAGGATCGCCCTCTGTTTCAGTGTCACCATCATCCTGCTTGCGGTGGCGATGGGATATCTGACCAACGCGATCCTGCCCGAGATCCCGGCCACGGCGCTGGAGGGTCCCGCAGCCGGCGCTCCCGCCAACCTGGAACTTCTTTGCCTGATCCTGCTGGCGGGCCTCTACACGTATTCGCTGCTGAAACGGGGCGTCAGAGGCTTCGTCGGAGA
- a CDS encoding cobalamin-independent methionine synthase II family protein — MRPPSLFPTTVVGSLPRPQWVMDLFAQEISGQVVPETFQSRLDSAVLYAIQLQEMAGVDIISDGEYRRESYVKIFAQSVGGFERDLLDGSAILDDGQFYDSRARRVVAPSQAESPLRYPAVVRPVEAGRPVVLDEARFLLSHTSLPVKVTLPSPYILARRLWHPDYSRDAYPTRQDFLNDIIPVLRREVRELEALGVYFIQLDDPWLSLFVDEGYRSHFEAVEREIQTSIDCINQVVSDTRQAKTGVHFCRAHYNRSTGFRGDYSYLLPYLKDLRVDQLVMEFALPNAGSLEVLEAFPEHLELGLGCVDVRAEEIPPPARIVEMVRQAVRYVGRERITLNPDCGFAPSNTNPIPVDEAYRKLKAMAEAARRLREE; from the coding sequence ATGCGGCCGCCGTCTCTGTTTCCCACCACTGTCGTCGGCAGCCTTCCCCGGCCCCAATGGGTCATGGACCTCTTCGCCCAGGAGATTTCGGGACAGGTCGTTCCGGAGACCTTCCAGTCCCGCCTGGACAGTGCGGTCCTCTACGCCATCCAGCTCCAGGAAATGGCCGGGGTCGACATCATCAGCGATGGCGAATACCGGCGCGAGAGCTACGTCAAGATCTTCGCGCAAAGCGTGGGGGGATTCGAGAGGGACCTGCTGGACGGCTCGGCGATTCTGGATGACGGCCAGTTCTACGACAGCCGGGCCCGCCGGGTGGTGGCGCCCTCCCAGGCCGAGTCTCCGCTTCGCTATCCGGCGGTGGTCCGCCCTGTCGAGGCCGGCCGTCCGGTGGTCCTGGACGAAGCCAGGTTCCTGCTGAGCCACACCTCGCTGCCGGTCAAGGTGACCCTGCCCTCGCCCTACATTCTGGCCCGGCGCCTCTGGCATCCCGATTATTCCCGCGACGCCTATCCGACCCGGCAGGATTTTCTGAATGACATCATCCCGGTTCTGCGCCGGGAAGTGCGTGAGCTGGAGGCCCTGGGGGTCTATTTCATCCAGTTGGACGATCCGTGGCTCTCGCTCTTTGTGGACGAAGGCTACCGGAGCCATTTCGAAGCCGTGGAGCGGGAGATCCAAACCAGCATCGACTGCATCAACCAGGTCGTTTCGGACACCCGGCAGGCCAAGACCGGAGTCCACTTCTGCCGGGCCCATTACAATCGCAGTACCGGGTTCAGAGGAGACTATTCCTATCTCCTCCCCTACCTGAAGGACCTTCGAGTCGACCAGTTGGTCATGGAATTCGCTCTGCCCAACGCCGGATCTCTGGAGGTTCTGGAGGCGTTTCCGGAACATCTGGAATTGGGACTGGGTTGCGTCGACGTCCGGGCCGAGGAAATTCCCCCGCCCGCCCGGATCGTGGAGATGGTGCGCCAGGCGGTCCGCTACGTGGGGCGCGAGAGGATCACTCTGAATCCCGATTGCGGCTTCGCTCCCTCCAACACCAACCCGATTCCCGTGGACGAAGCGTACCGCAAGCTCAAGGCCATGGCCGAGGCGGCCCGCCGGCTGAGAGAGGAGTAA